In Epinephelus lanceolatus isolate andai-2023 chromosome 16, ASM4190304v1, whole genome shotgun sequence, one DNA window encodes the following:
- the LOC144467324 gene encoding uncharacterized protein LOC144467324: MLATPHQSTGPSNAEMVETTDTSPSSSAPVGAGCDTWLWDSEDDVSSVSAPVREGLTWQMVSDGLQKPTLALVAMQTVPGQHLKQFLDEVGPLPGNTFSGVKLNRKQVGDDDFHKVKDKLINVFCNNLTMLFGNLDEGVLKAAATMFDLSNWPEDITDLATFGLADVETFVTHVQKTDGLQGALWNTVFTNSQSK; this comes from the exons ATGCTCGCCACTCCACATCAGAGCACTGGACCTAGCAATGCTGAGATGGTTGAAACAACTGATACTAGCCCCTCCAGTTCCGCTCCAGTTGGAGCAGGATGTGACACTTGGCTTTGGGACTCTGAAGACgatgtttcatctgtttctgcccctgtg AGGGAAGGGCTGACATGGCAGATGGTGTCAGATGGACTGCAGAAGCCGACCCTGGCTCTTGTAGCCATgcag acagtcccaggtcagcatctgaagcagttcctggatgaagtGGGACCTCTTCCTGGAAACACCTTCTCTGGtgtaaaactcaacaggaaaCAAGTGGGTGATGATGACTTCCACAAAGTGAAAGATAAACTAATCAATGTCTTCTGTAACAACCTCACTATGTTGTTTGGCAACCTTGATGAGGGTGTCTTAAAGGCCGCTGCCACCATGTTTGACCTAAGCAACTGGCCTGAAGACATCACTGACCTGGCCACCTTTGGCCTGGCCGATGTTGAGACTTTTGTCACTCACGTTCAGAAAACTGATGGGTTACAGGGAGCTTTGTGGAACACTGTATTCACGAACAGTCAATCTAAGtaa